The following are encoded together in the Streptomyces rapamycinicus NRRL 5491 genome:
- the rsmH gene encoding 16S rRNA (cytosine(1402)-N(4))-methyltransferase RsmH, with translation MSSNALHVPVMLQRCLDMLAPALAQPGAVAVDCTLGLGGHSEALLRDFPEARLIALDRDPSALRLAGERLAPYGDRATLVHAVYDELPEVLDRLGVPRVQGILFDLGVSSMQLDEAGRGFAYAQDAPLDMRMDQTTGVSAAEVLNTYPPGDLVRILRTYGEEKFARKIVDAVVRERAKEPFTNSARLVELIRDALPQAAKRTGGNPAKRTFQALRIEVNGEIAVLERAIPAAVRALAVGGRIAVLSYHSLEDRLVKQVLAAGAGNTAPPGLPVIPEQYQPRLKLLTRGAELPTEQEIAENRRAAPARFRGAERIREEVAP, from the coding sequence ATGAGCAGTAACGCTCTCCATGTTCCCGTCATGCTCCAGCGCTGTCTGGACATGCTGGCCCCCGCTCTCGCCCAGCCCGGCGCGGTCGCGGTCGACTGCACCCTGGGCCTCGGCGGCCACAGCGAGGCGCTGCTGCGCGACTTCCCCGAAGCCCGACTGATCGCCCTGGACCGCGACCCGTCCGCGCTGCGGCTCGCCGGGGAGCGGCTCGCCCCTTACGGCGATCGGGCGACGCTGGTCCACGCGGTCTACGACGAGTTGCCCGAGGTCCTCGACCGGCTCGGCGTCCCGCGCGTCCAGGGGATCCTCTTCGACCTCGGAGTGTCGTCCATGCAGCTGGACGAGGCCGGGCGCGGCTTCGCCTACGCCCAGGACGCCCCGCTGGACATGCGGATGGACCAGACCACCGGAGTCAGCGCGGCCGAGGTGCTCAACACCTATCCGCCGGGCGACCTGGTGCGCATCCTGCGGACGTACGGCGAGGAGAAGTTCGCGAGGAAGATCGTGGACGCGGTGGTGCGCGAACGCGCCAAGGAGCCGTTCACCAACAGCGCCCGGCTCGTCGAGCTGATCCGCGATGCGCTGCCGCAGGCCGCCAAGCGCACCGGGGGCAATCCGGCCAAGCGCACCTTCCAGGCGCTGCGGATCGAGGTCAACGGTGAGATCGCGGTCCTGGAGCGGGCCATCCCGGCGGCCGTGAGGGCGCTCGCGGTCGGCGGGCGGATCGCGGTGCTGTCGTATCACTCGCTGGAGGACCGCCTGGTCAAGCAGGTGCTCGCGGCCGGTGCCGGCAATACGGCACCCCCGGGGCTGCCGGTCATCCCCGAGCAGTACCAGCCCCGGCTGAAGCTGCTCACCCGTGGCGCGGAGCTGCCCACCGAGCAGGAGATCGCCGAGAACCGCCGGGCCGCCCCGGCGCGGTTCCGGGGGGCGGAGCGCATCCGGGAAGAGGTCGCCCCATGA
- a CDS encoding septum formation initiator family protein produces the protein MSARGPGPKGRPALGATTARRTPFVLLVVVLLGSGLIALLLLNSSLNQGSFELTRLEKQTKELTDERQALQQDVDKLSAPAELERRARELGMVPGGTPAFLNPDGSVSGVPAPATGQPSVLGGPGRVLPPSLGTTPSEASPVLSEASTTPSALAPPAPPSATASVTPWGLPAGPSASASANSTPAPQ, from the coding sequence ATGAGCGCGCGGGGGCCGGGCCCGAAAGGACGGCCGGCGCTGGGCGCCACCACGGCCAGGCGCACGCCCTTCGTGCTGCTCGTCGTGGTCCTGCTCGGCTCCGGCCTGATCGCCCTGCTGCTGCTGAACTCCTCCCTCAACCAGGGGTCGTTCGAGCTCACCAGGCTGGAGAAGCAGACCAAGGAGCTCACCGACGAGCGCCAGGCCCTCCAGCAGGACGTGGACAAGCTCTCCGCGCCCGCCGAGCTCGAGCGGCGCGCCCGGGAGCTGGGGATGGTGCCCGGCGGCACCCCTGCCTTCCTCAACCCGGACGGCTCGGTCAGCGGGGTGCCCGCCCCCGCCACGGGGCAGCCCTCGGTGCTCGGCGGCCCCGGCCGGGTGCTGCCGCCCTCGCTCGGCACCACGCCGTCCGAGGCGTCGCCCGTCCTGTCCGAGGCGTCGACCACTCCGTCCGCCCTCGCGCCGCCGGCGCCGCCGTCCGCCACGGCCTCGGTGACCCCATGGGGGCTGCCCGCAGGCCCCTCCGCCTCCGCCTCCGCGAACTCCACCCCGGCCCCTCAGTAG
- a CDS encoding peptidoglycan D,D-transpeptidase FtsI family protein: MSAPQDPRRRGVPGPAGPRGDRRPRQDPGRRPDERRRQGGPSGRPAPRPRPGAPQQLRLGSPRPRLRLISLGLTLVMLAFVVRLLQVQAVDASAYAAKANVNRYIPVKLSAERGSITDRNGVDLATTVDAYDITAAPDLLTPKTAKSHDAPRQAAALLAPILGKDEADLEQKLTDNPRSQYVVLARQQSPQVWNQIKDLKSALDDAAAKGKGTNVLAGVNREAHSKRVYPNGDLAAGILGFVGADGRGSAGLEQQLNRKLAGKDGKRVYAQSGGHQVPTGDVREQPAVPGSDYELTIDRDIQWAAQSAIADQVRKSGADRGYVIVQDTRTGQLLAMANAPGFDPNDITTTDADALGNAAVTDAYEPGSVSKLMSMAAVLQEGVARWDTHVVVPNRLPRADRAFADDIDHSTWYLTLNGVLAKSSNIGTILATEQLAKTKRQKNQILYSYLRKFGIGQPTGLGFPGETPGILAKPQDWSTSQQYTIPFGQGLSLNAIQAASVYSTIANGGERIAPTLVRGARGPGGDFTAAPAPKKTRVVSKKTAKTLAEMLESVVDDQQGTGAKAKIPGYLVAGKTGTSNRVDPKTGRYRGYTASFAGFAPADKPRLTVYCAVQNPTKGSYFGGQVCGPVYKKVMEFGLKALQVPPSGKQPKRLPVSYNPGQ, from the coding sequence GTGAGCGCGCCCCAGGACCCCCGCCGCCGCGGGGTGCCCGGCCCGGCCGGACCCCGCGGCGACCGCCGCCCGCGCCAGGACCCGGGGCGGCGCCCCGATGAGCGCCGCCGCCAGGGCGGACCGTCCGGCCGCCCGGCCCCGCGCCCCCGCCCCGGCGCTCCCCAGCAGCTGCGACTGGGCAGCCCGCGCCCCCGGCTGCGGCTGATCAGCCTCGGCCTCACCCTCGTCATGCTGGCCTTCGTCGTACGGCTGCTCCAGGTGCAGGCCGTCGACGCCAGCGCCTACGCGGCCAAGGCCAACGTCAACCGCTACATCCCGGTGAAGCTGTCCGCCGAGCGCGGCTCCATCACCGACCGCAACGGTGTCGACCTGGCGACCACGGTGGACGCCTACGACATCACCGCCGCCCCCGACCTCCTCACGCCCAAGACGGCCAAGTCCCACGACGCGCCCCGCCAGGCCGCGGCCCTGCTCGCACCGATCCTCGGCAAGGACGAGGCGGACCTGGAGCAGAAGCTCACCGACAACCCCAGGTCGCAGTACGTCGTGCTCGCCCGGCAGCAGTCCCCGCAGGTCTGGAACCAGATCAAGGACCTGAAGAGCGCCCTGGACGACGCGGCGGCCAAGGGCAAGGGCACCAACGTCCTGGCCGGGGTCAACCGCGAGGCGCACAGCAAGCGGGTCTATCCGAACGGGGACCTCGCCGCCGGGATACTGGGATTCGTGGGCGCCGACGGACGCGGCTCCGCCGGGCTCGAGCAGCAGCTCAACAGGAAGCTCGCGGGCAAGGACGGCAAGCGCGTCTACGCCCAGTCCGGCGGCCACCAGGTGCCCACCGGTGACGTCAGGGAGCAGCCCGCGGTCCCCGGCAGCGACTACGAGCTGACCATCGACCGGGACATCCAGTGGGCCGCCCAGAGCGCCATCGCCGACCAGGTGCGCAAGTCCGGGGCCGACCGCGGCTACGTCATCGTCCAGGACACCCGCACCGGGCAGCTGCTGGCCATGGCCAACGCCCCCGGCTTCGACCCCAACGACATCACCACCACGGACGCCGACGCCCTGGGCAACGCCGCGGTCACCGACGCCTACGAGCCCGGCAGCGTCAGCAAGCTGATGTCCATGGCCGCCGTCCTCCAGGAGGGCGTGGCGCGCTGGGACACGCATGTGGTGGTCCCCAACCGGCTGCCCCGCGCGGACCGGGCCTTCGCCGACGACATCGACCATTCGACCTGGTACCTCACGCTCAACGGCGTGCTCGCCAAGTCGAGCAACATCGGCACGATCCTCGCCACCGAGCAGCTGGCCAAGACCAAGCGGCAGAAGAACCAGATCCTCTACTCCTACCTGCGCAAGTTCGGGATCGGCCAGCCCACCGGGCTCGGCTTCCCCGGCGAGACCCCGGGCATCCTGGCCAAGCCGCAGGACTGGAGCACCTCGCAGCAGTACACCATCCCCTTCGGCCAGGGGCTTTCGCTCAATGCCATCCAGGCGGCCTCGGTGTACTCCACCATCGCCAACGGGGGCGAGCGCATCGCGCCCACCCTCGTCCGCGGCGCCAGGGGGCCCGGTGGCGACTTCACCGCCGCGCCCGCCCCCAAGAAGACCCGTGTCGTCAGTAAGAAGACCGCGAAGACGCTCGCCGAGATGCTGGAGTCGGTCGTCGACGATCAGCAGGGCACCGGTGCCAAGGCGAAGATCCCGGGCTATCTTGTCGCGGGCAAGACCGGCACCTCCAACCGGGTGGACCCCAAAACCGGCCGCTACCGCGGCTACACCGCGTCCTTCGCCGGCTTCGCCCCGGCCGACAAACCTCGGCTGACGGTCTACTGTGCCGTTCAGAACCCGACCAAGGGCAGCTACTTCGGCGGTCAGGTCTGCGGACCGGTCTACAAGAAGGTCATGGAGTTCGGCCTCAAGGCCCTGCAGGTCCCGCCCTCCGGGAAGCAGCCCAAACGGCTCCCGGTGAGCTACAACCCGGGCCAGTGA
- a CDS encoding UDP-N-acetylmuramoyl-L-alanyl-D-glutamate--2,6-diaminopimelate ligase yields the protein MMTITPDPGNHGPVRPRTAASFRGGAGVPGTLTAVPHADQSQTPQKDVSVEYPGAPRPLQVRPIPLAELADQLGVEAPEASEGAAVTGITHDSRAVRPGDVYAALAGARLHGADFAAQAADLGAVAVLTDPAGAERAAATGLPVLAVDNPRGRMGALAATIYGEPGHDLLQIGITGTSGKTTTAYLIEGGLKAAAKHDGGLTGLIGTVEMRIGDERIKSERTTPEATDLQALFAVMREREVRSVVMEVSSHALVLGRVDGCVFDVAVFNNLSPEHMEFHSGMEDYFQAKAQLFTKARSRLGVINYDDEYGRRLIEQSEVPVTTFSAEGHPDAHWRAADVEVGPLGSTFTAVGPNGESVRAAAPLPGPFNVANALAAVVALAVAGIDPQTAADGVAAVPGVPGRLERVDVGQPYLAVVDYAHKTDAVESVLRALRKVTDGRLHAVLGCGGDRDRLKRGPMGAAVARYSDTAVLTSDNPRSEDPLAILAAMLAGAAEVPAHERGDVLVEEDRANAIAAAVARAEPGDTVIVAGKGHELGQDIAGVIRAFDDRQVLREAIELSERAHGRDATRPEASPQHRDKHLDDQG from the coding sequence GTGATGACGATCACGCCGGACCCCGGGAACCACGGTCCGGTACGGCCCCGCACCGCCGCCTCATTTCGCGGGGGAGCGGGTGTCCCGGGTACGCTCACCGCCGTGCCCCACGCTGATCAGTCCCAAACCCCTCAGAAGGACGTTTCTGTGGAATACCCGGGAGCGCCCCGTCCTCTCCAGGTCCGCCCGATCCCGCTGGCGGAGCTGGCGGATCAGCTGGGCGTCGAAGCCCCCGAAGCCTCGGAAGGGGCCGCGGTCACCGGGATCACCCATGACTCGCGGGCCGTACGCCCCGGCGATGTGTACGCCGCGCTGGCCGGTGCCCGCCTCCACGGCGCGGACTTCGCCGCCCAGGCCGCCGACCTCGGCGCGGTCGCGGTGCTGACCGACCCGGCCGGCGCCGAGCGCGCCGCCGCCACCGGGCTGCCGGTCCTCGCGGTGGACAACCCGCGCGGCCGGATGGGCGCGCTGGCCGCCACGATCTACGGCGAGCCGGGTCACGACCTGCTCCAGATCGGCATCACCGGCACCTCCGGCAAGACCACGACCGCGTATCTCATCGAGGGCGGCCTCAAGGCCGCCGCGAAGCACGACGGCGGCCTTACGGGTCTCATCGGCACCGTGGAGATGCGGATCGGCGACGAGCGCATCAAGTCCGAGCGCACCACCCCCGAGGCCACCGACCTCCAGGCCCTGTTCGCGGTGATGCGGGAGCGCGAGGTCCGCTCGGTCGTCATGGAGGTCTCCAGCCACGCCCTGGTCCTCGGCCGCGTCGACGGCTGCGTCTTCGACGTCGCGGTCTTCAACAACCTCAGCCCGGAGCACATGGAGTTCCACTCCGGTATGGAGGACTACTTCCAGGCCAAGGCCCAGCTGTTCACCAAGGCCCGCAGCCGTCTCGGAGTGATCAACTACGACGACGAGTACGGCCGCCGCCTGATCGAGCAGTCCGAGGTGCCCGTCACCACCTTCTCCGCCGAGGGCCACCCCGACGCCCACTGGCGCGCCGCGGACGTCGAGGTGGGCCCGCTCGGCTCGACCTTCACCGCCGTCGGCCCGAACGGTGAGTCCGTACGGGCCGCCGCGCCCCTCCCCGGACCCTTCAACGTGGCCAACGCGCTCGCCGCCGTAGTCGCGCTCGCCGTCGCCGGGATCGACCCGCAGACGGCCGCCGACGGCGTCGCCGCCGTCCCCGGCGTACCGGGCCGGCTGGAGCGGGTCGACGTGGGCCAGCCCTATCTCGCGGTCGTCGACTACGCCCACAAGACCGACGCCGTGGAGTCGGTGCTGCGTGCCCTCCGTAAGGTGACCGACGGCAGGCTGCACGCCGTCCTCGGCTGCGGCGGGGACCGCGACCGGCTCAAGCGCGGCCCCATGGGCGCCGCGGTGGCCCGGTACTCCGACACGGCCGTCCTCACCTCCGACAACCCCCGCTCCGAGGACCCGCTCGCGATCCTCGCCGCCATGCTGGCGGGCGCCGCCGAGGTGCCCGCGCACGAGCGCGGTGATGTGCTGGTCGAGGAGGACCGGGCCAACGCCATCGCGGCCGCCGTCGCCCGCGCCGAGCCGGGTGACACCGTCATCGTGGCGGGCAAGGGCCACGAGCTGGGCCAGGACATCGCGGGCGTCATCCGGGCCTTCGACGACCGCCAGGTACTCCGCGAAGCCATCGAGCTCAGTGAGCGAGCCCACGGGCGCGATGCCACGCGCCCGGAGGCGAGCCCACAGCACCGGGACAAACACCTAGACGACCAGGGATGA
- a CDS encoding UDP-N-acetylmuramoyl-tripeptide--D-alanyl-D-alanine ligase → MIALSLTEIADLVGGQPHDIPDPDLKVTGPVVIDSREVRPGSLFAALPGERVDGHDFARGAVEAGAAAVLAARPVGTPDAPVPAIVVPDVIAAMGALARAVVERLGTTVVALTGSAGKTSTKDLIAQLLQRRGPTVWTPGNFNNEIGLPVAALSADEATQHLVLEMGARGKGHIRYLATLTPPRIGLVLNVGTAHIGEFGGREQIAEAKGELVESLPSAVEGGVAVLNADDPFVRAMASRTKARTVLFGEAEDADVRAGNVRLADGGRPAFTLHTPTGCSEVTMRLYGEHHVSNALAAAAVAHELGMSVDEIAVALSEAGQLSRWRMEVTERSDGVTVVNDAYNANPESMRAALRALVAMGAATPGRRTWAVLGPMAELGEESLAEHDAVGRLAVRLNVSKLVAVGGQEAAWLDMGAKNEGSWGEESVHVSDVRAAVDLLRSELRPGDVVLVKASRSVGLEQVAQALLEGEGEGIH, encoded by the coding sequence GTGATCGCACTGTCCCTCACCGAGATCGCCGACCTAGTCGGTGGACAGCCGCACGACATACCGGACCCGGACCTGAAGGTCACGGGCCCTGTCGTGATCGACTCCCGTGAGGTGCGGCCCGGCAGCCTCTTCGCCGCGCTCCCCGGGGAGCGCGTGGACGGCCACGACTTCGCCAGGGGCGCGGTCGAGGCGGGCGCCGCGGCGGTCCTGGCCGCCCGCCCCGTCGGCACTCCGGACGCCCCCGTACCGGCGATCGTCGTCCCCGACGTCATCGCCGCCATGGGAGCGCTCGCGCGCGCCGTCGTGGAGCGCCTGGGCACCACCGTGGTCGCCCTCACCGGCTCCGCGGGCAAGACGAGCACCAAGGACCTCATCGCCCAACTGCTCCAGCGCCGCGGCCCCACCGTATGGACGCCGGGCAACTTCAACAACGAAATCGGGCTGCCTGTGGCCGCGCTCAGCGCCGACGAGGCCACCCAGCACCTGGTGCTGGAAATGGGCGCCCGCGGTAAGGGCCACATCCGGTACCTGGCCACTCTCACCCCGCCCCGTATCGGACTCGTGCTCAACGTCGGCACCGCCCATATCGGGGAGTTCGGCGGCCGGGAGCAGATCGCCGAGGCCAAGGGCGAGCTCGTGGAGTCCCTGCCGTCCGCCGTGGAGGGCGGGGTGGCGGTGCTCAACGCCGACGATCCCTTCGTGCGCGCCATGGCGTCGCGCACCAAGGCCCGCACCGTTCTGTTCGGCGAGGCCGAGGACGCCGATGTGCGTGCCGGGAATGTCCGGCTCGCCGATGGCGGCCGTCCCGCCTTCACGCTTCACACCCCTACCGGGTGCAGCGAAGTGACCATGCGCCTGTACGGTGAGCACCACGTGTCGAACGCGCTCGCCGCGGCCGCCGTCGCCCATGAGTTGGGCATGTCCGTCGACGAGATCGCCGTGGCGCTCTCCGAGGCGGGGCAGCTCTCCCGCTGGCGGATGGAGGTCACCGAGCGCTCGGACGGCGTGACGGTCGTCAACGACGCCTACAACGCGAACCCCGAGTCCATGCGAGCAGCGCTGCGCGCGCTGGTCGCCATGGGCGCTGCCACACCGGGGCGTCGCACGTGGGCGGTGCTCGGCCCGATGGCCGAGCTGGGCGAGGAGTCACTGGCCGAGCACGACGCGGTCGGGCGGCTGGCCGTCCGGCTCAACGTCAGCAAGCTCGTGGCGGTCGGCGGCCAGGAGGCCGCCTGGCTGGACATGGGCGCCAAGAACGAGGGTTCGTGGGGTGAGGAGTCGGTGCACGTGTCCGACGTGCGGGCAGCGGTCGATCTGCTGCGCAGCGAGCTGCGACCGGGGGACGTCGTGTTGGTGAAGGCATCCAGGTCGGTGGGGCTGGAGCAGGTCGCGCAGGCGTTGCTCGAGGGCGAGGGTGAGGGCATCCACTAA
- the mraY gene encoding phospho-N-acetylmuramoyl-pentapeptide-transferase yields the protein MRQILFSGAIGLFLTLIGTPLLIKLLARKGYGQFIRDDGPRTHGSKQGTPTMGGISFILATLIAYALAKVITGSQPTFSGVLVLFLFAGMGLVGFLDDYIKIVKQRSLGLRAKAKMAGQLIVGIAFAILALNFADARQQTPASDRLSFVQDFGWSFGPVIFAIWALFMILAMSNGVNLTDGLDGLATGASVMVFGAYTFIGVWQYQESCANAETLTNPASCFEVRDPLDLAVVASALMGACFGFLWWNTSPAKIFMGDTGSLALGGALAGLAICSRTELLLALLGGLFVLITMSVVIQVGSFRTTGRRVFRMAPLQHHFELKGWSEVLVVVRFWIIQGMCVIVGLGLFYAGWRAS from the coding sequence ATGAGGCAGATCCTCTTCTCGGGAGCCATCGGGCTCTTTCTGACCCTGATCGGCACCCCGCTGCTGATCAAGCTGCTGGCGCGCAAGGGCTACGGCCAGTTCATCCGGGACGACGGCCCGCGCACCCACGGCAGCAAGCAGGGCACGCCCACGATGGGCGGAATCTCCTTCATCCTGGCCACGCTGATCGCCTACGCCCTGGCGAAGGTGATCACGGGCAGCCAGCCGACCTTCTCGGGCGTGCTGGTGCTCTTCCTGTTCGCGGGCATGGGCTTGGTCGGCTTCCTCGACGACTACATCAAGATCGTCAAGCAGCGCAGCCTGGGCCTGCGGGCCAAGGCCAAGATGGCCGGTCAGCTGATCGTCGGTATCGCCTTCGCGATCCTCGCACTGAACTTCGCCGACGCGCGCCAGCAGACCCCCGCCTCCGACCGGCTCTCCTTCGTCCAGGACTTCGGCTGGTCCTTCGGCCCGGTGATCTTCGCGATCTGGGCGCTGTTCATGATCCTGGCGATGTCGAACGGCGTGAACCTCACCGACGGTCTCGACGGTCTGGCCACCGGCGCCTCCGTGATGGTCTTCGGCGCCTACACCTTCATCGGCGTCTGGCAGTACCAGGAGTCCTGCGCCAACGCGGAGACCCTCACCAACCCGGCGTCCTGCTTCGAGGTCCGCGACCCGCTCGACCTGGCCGTCGTCGCCTCCGCCCTGATGGGCGCGTGCTTCGGCTTCCTGTGGTGGAACACCTCGCCCGCCAAGATCTTCATGGGTGACACCGGTTCGCTCGCGCTCGGTGGCGCGCTCGCCGGCCTCGCCATCTGCTCCCGTACGGAGCTGCTGCTGGCCCTCCTCGGCGGTCTGTTCGTCCTGATCACCATGTCCGTGGTCATCCAGGTCGGCTCCTTCCGGACGACCGGGCGACGGGTCTTCCGGATGGCACCGCTCCAGCACCACTTCGAACTCAAGGGGTGGAGCGAAGTCCTTGTGGTGGTCCGGTTCTGGATCATCCAGGGCATGTGCGTGATCGTCGGTCTCGGCCTCTTCTACGCGGGGTGGCGGGCCTCGTGA
- the murD gene encoding UDP-N-acetylmuramoyl-L-alanine--D-glutamate ligase, with protein sequence MAGLVTPGAASPDVADLAGRQVTVAGLGVSGLPAARALRGLGASVTVVNGSDGEPQRAQAAELEPLGITVRLGDGATLPDGTELIVTTPGWKPTSPLFLAAAEAGVPIWGDVELAWRLRGEDAPPWLAVTGTNGKTTTVRMLAAILEAAGLRTAAVGNIGVSLLDIVLGDEPYDVLAVELSSYQLHWAPSLRAHSGAVLNLAPDHLDWHGSMAAYAADKGRIYEGNQVACVYNVADPATEDLVRAADVEEGCRAIGFTLGTPGPSQLGVVEDILVDRAFVTDRQKQAQELAEVSDVNPPAPHNIANALAAAALARAYGVPPTAVRDGLRAFRPDPHRVEHVADVGGVAYVDDSKATNTHAAEASLGAYEHIVWIAGGLAKGATFDELVLTAAKRLRGVVLIGADRALIREALARHAADVPVVDLDRTDTGAMAAAVREAARLARPGDTVLMAPACASMDMFTNYNKRGDAFAAAVHDLASGRVPDDQ encoded by the coding sequence GTGGCGGGCCTCGTGACGCCGGGCGCCGCCTCCCCCGACGTGGCCGACCTCGCCGGACGGCAGGTCACCGTCGCCGGACTCGGCGTCTCCGGGCTCCCCGCAGCGCGTGCGCTGCGGGGCCTCGGGGCCTCGGTGACCGTGGTCAACGGCAGCGACGGCGAACCGCAGCGCGCCCAGGCGGCCGAGCTGGAGCCACTGGGCATCACGGTCCGCCTCGGCGACGGGGCGACGCTTCCCGACGGCACCGAGCTGATCGTGACCACCCCCGGCTGGAAGCCCACCAGCCCGCTCTTCCTGGCCGCCGCCGAGGCGGGCGTGCCCATCTGGGGCGATGTGGAGCTGGCGTGGCGGCTGCGCGGTGAGGACGCCCCGCCCTGGCTCGCGGTCACCGGTACCAACGGCAAGACGACCACCGTAAGGATGCTGGCGGCCATCCTGGAGGCGGCCGGGCTGCGCACCGCAGCCGTCGGCAACATCGGCGTCTCGCTCCTGGACATCGTGCTGGGCGACGAGCCGTACGACGTACTGGCCGTCGAGCTCTCCAGCTACCAGCTGCACTGGGCGCCCTCGCTGCGCGCCCACTCCGGGGCGGTGCTCAACCTCGCCCCCGACCACCTCGACTGGCACGGCTCCATGGCGGCCTACGCGGCCGACAAGGGCCGGATCTACGAGGGCAACCAGGTGGCCTGTGTCTACAACGTGGCCGACCCGGCCACCGAGGACCTGGTGCGCGCGGCCGACGTCGAGGAGGGCTGCCGGGCGATCGGCTTCACTCTCGGCACCCCGGGCCCCTCCCAGCTCGGCGTCGTGGAGGACATCCTCGTCGACCGGGCCTTCGTGACGGACCGGCAGAAGCAGGCGCAGGAGCTCGCCGAGGTCTCCGATGTGAACCCGCCGGCCCCGCACAACATCGCCAACGCCCTCGCGGCGGCCGCCCTGGCCCGCGCCTACGGCGTCCCGCCGACGGCCGTACGGGACGGCCTGCGCGCCTTCCGGCCCGATCCGCACCGGGTGGAGCACGTGGCGGACGTCGGCGGCGTGGCCTACGTCGACGACTCCAAGGCGACCAACACCCATGCCGCGGAGGCGTCGTTGGGCGCCTATGAGCACATCGTGTGGATCGCGGGCGGCCTCGCCAAGGGGGCCACCTTCGACGAACTCGTCCTCACGGCGGCCAAGCGGCTGCGCGGCGTGGTGCTGATCGGCGCCGACCGCGCCCTGATCCGGGAAGCGCTCGCGCGACACGCAGCAGATGTCCCGGTCGTGGACCTCGACCGGACCGACACTGGGGCGATGGCTGCGGCTGTGCGCGAAGCGGCGCGGCTCGCCCGGCCGGGCGATACCGTCCTGATGGCCCCGGCCTGTGCCTCGATGGACATGTTCACCAACTACAACAAGCGGGGCGACGCCTTCGCCGCGGCGGTTCATGACCTGGCCTCCGGCCGGGTCCCGGACGATCAGTAG
- the ftsW gene encoding putative lipid II flippase FtsW yields the protein MTPDQPAAPRSRTARPGTGRPVPRSGGAPRLREAVRGKGRAASPARPRGTAGASRPPRRPPRVSVPEALRGLQQRLRRAWDRPLTAYYLLLGGSLLILVLGLVMVYSASQIKALQSGLSPSYFFRKQLFAAALGGGLMLLAVRMPIKLHRAFAYPLLAVSVFLMCLVQVPGMGIAVNGNQNWISFGGPFLLQPSEFGKLALVLWGADLLARKQDKRLLAQWKHLLVPLVPATGMLLGLIMLGGDMGTAIILTAILFGLLWLAGAPTRLFVGVLAFAGVIGMLLIKTSANRMSRLACIGATEPGAHDQCWQAVHGIYALANGGWFGSGLGASMEKWGELPEPHTDFIFAITGEELGLAGTLSVLVLFAALGYAGIRVAGRTEDPFVRYAAGGVTTWITAQAVVNIGAVLGLLPIAGVPLPLFSYGGSALLPTMFAVGLLIAFARAEPGARAALAMRQPALRKKLARVRRKTMRRPVKRRPSGER from the coding sequence ATGACGCCCGACCAGCCCGCCGCCCCCCGCTCCCGGACGGCCCGCCCCGGCACCGGCCGCCCGGTGCCGCGCTCGGGCGGCGCCCCGCGGCTGCGGGAGGCCGTACGGGGCAAGGGCCGGGCGGCGTCACCGGCCCGTCCGCGCGGCACGGCGGGCGCCTCCCGGCCTCCGCGCCGCCCGCCGAGGGTGAGCGTCCCCGAAGCCCTGCGCGGGCTTCAGCAGCGTCTCAGGCGGGCCTGGGACCGGCCGCTGACCGCGTACTACCTGCTGCTCGGCGGCTCGCTGCTGATCCTGGTGCTCGGGCTGGTGATGGTCTACTCCGCCTCCCAGATCAAGGCGCTGCAGTCCGGGCTCTCACCGTCGTACTTCTTCCGCAAACAGCTCTTCGCCGCCGCGCTCGGCGGCGGGCTGATGCTGCTCGCCGTGCGGATGCCCATCAAACTGCACCGCGCCTTCGCCTACCCGCTGCTCGCGGTCTCGGTCTTCCTGATGTGTCTTGTGCAGGTCCCGGGCATGGGCATCGCGGTCAACGGCAACCAGAACTGGATCTCCTTCGGCGGCCCGTTCCTGCTCCAGCCCAGTGAGTTCGGCAAGCTCGCGCTGGTCCTGTGGGGCGCCGATCTTCTCGCCCGCAAACAGGACAAGCGGCTGCTGGCCCAGTGGAAGCACCTGCTGGTCCCGCTGGTGCCCGCGACCGGCATGCTGCTCGGCCTGATCATGCTGGGCGGGGACATGGGTACCGCGATCATTCTCACGGCGATCCTTTTCGGCCTGCTGTGGCTGGCCGGCGCCCCCACCCGGCTCTTCGTGGGCGTCCTCGCCTTCGCCGGGGTCATCGGCATGCTGCTCATCAAGACCAGCGCCAACCGGATGTCCCGGCTCGCCTGCATCGGCGCCACCGAGCCCGGTGCGCACGATCAGTGCTGGCAGGCGGTGCACGGGATCTACGCGCTCGCCAACGGCGGATGGTTCGGCTCAGGACTCGGGGCAAGTATGGAGAAATGGGGCGAACTGCCCGAACCGCATACCGACTTCATCTTCGCCATTACCGGGGAGGAACTCGGTCTGGCGGGGACGCTGTCGGTTCTCGTTCTCTTCGCGGCTCTAGGCTATGCGGGTATCCGCGTGGCCGGACGCACGGAGGACCCCTTCGTGAGGTACGCCGCGGGAGGCGTGACCACCTGGATCACGGCCCAGGCCGTGGTCAACATCGGTGCGGTGCTGGGTCTGCTGCCGATCGCCGGTGTTCCGCTCCCGCTGTTCTCCTACGGAGGGTCCGCCCTGCTGCCGACCATGTTCGCCGTAGGCCTGCTGATCGCCTTCGCACGGGCAGAGCCCGGTGCGCGGGCGGCGCTGGCCATGCGGCAGCCTGCTTTGCGGAAGAAGCTGGCTCGGGTGAGACGGAAGACGATGCGACGGCCCGTCAAGAGGCGGCCGTCCGGAGAGCGGTGA